The following nucleotide sequence is from Toxoplasma gondii ME49 chromosome IV, whole genome shotgun sequence.
tcgcttccggaGAGTCCCCGGTGAAGTCACTACCTCTAGATCATTATTTTAGTCAATATTTAGTCTATAAGAAAGGCGCCCCAACCTGACTCCGgtagaaaaggagagaacaccAGAAGTAAGCAGGCGCACGTATGCGAAAGGGGCAACTGCACAGTAAGAGAAGTCGGGAAGTCTTATCACGTACACGCTGGCGCATATGTCTGCCAATTGCTGACTAAAAGTAGCTGTGTACTGCTGCGTGCAAATCATGTAGAATAGGACGATGCTCTTTATAGCTGGACATCCATACGGCGAAAGCTGTCCAAGAGGGAGACTCCATCACTCCTGTTCATGTGACGGCTTTCTTGTACCATCCCGTCCTCCACCTGGCGACACGCCCCTACCTCTGAGACAAACGGAACGGCCGCGCGTGAACGCAAACAGGTTTGTGAAGAGGACATCAATAACTAGACTCATAAAAAAGACAAACGGGCGAGGTATAAGCCTAGTGTGGAAGCGGCCGCGAGAGGCAtcgagacagggagagaagcaagcggGCGCCGTTGTGTATGAATTTTTTCCAGGGTATGATGCAGGGCAGCCCCAGCGCGCTACGCACTGGGGATTTGAAAAGTGGCAAGCCATACAAGAATCTGGAAAGCAAAGACTGCATCAATTACATTCGTCTCCAAATATTTCTCCCCCTTGTTCGCGGTCGCCaccatacacacacatgagTTTATTACGTTCTCAAATTTCCCCAATATCCCGCAGTGGTCGGCTTGAACCAAGCCGTAGACAAGTTCGACGTCGACGCAACTTCCTGCTGGTCTGTCATTACGTCAGTTCTTTTCCAGTATGGATGTGAATACACGtacatacatgtgtatatataaatatatatattcactCATTCGTGAGGCAGTTGcgtttccactttttcgtGCCCTGAATCACTCGCGTTCAAATGCAGGAAGGTGCGTATGGCTGCTGAGGTGAGAGAGACTAGAACAGTCCTGATGGAGGGAGCGTGAAGGCAGGCGTTTTTTAGAAAGTTCGTTTTTCGCGAGTCTGCATCCTTTCTCGATATCGTTCACGCCTAGAAAACGGACAATCCACGGGTCCGTTAGCACATCTGCCGCACTGGGCCGTTCGTCTGCTTGTTTGCTGCACAACTGGAAAAACACAACAGGAGGGAGCTTCGTGAAAATGGGGAGAGGAATCGCAAATGAATCACACAGCACCAACCAGCGAGCTGCAAACCTGAAAGCACGGGATTGCTTTAAGTCGGCCTTTACATAGAATACGTAAGAGTACACACAGACATACATTGCAAGAatcgcagagagagaaggaaaaagagcgagagcTCTGGATCGATaaaacgcagagaggtaCGCATACGGGCTAGGCAATAATACGTTCGGGAGAGCCGTGGTGCACTGCTCTGTGGGCATCGTCTGGAGATACTGAGGTATACTATTTACACTTACGCGTGTTCTTGCACCTGCACATGCGTCTACATATACCGATCAATCTACAGCTATGAATATGTAGAAAAGATATACACGCATATGTATAgaaatgcatgtgtatgcataAGCGTGTAGAAATATATGTGGTGAGCAAAAGCACACATCTCGAAcgacgagggaagaagaaggagaaattGATAGTCTTGGGACAGTCGAAGAGACAGATACACAAAGAAGCAAGCGacgccggagacagaaagagatgaCGAAAGACACATAGAGAACCGGAGGAgcggagaaacggaaacaggaaagagagtGAAACGTACACGGAGTATCAGGGAGCGAGCCTCGTGAGAGATCGTCGGGTGGAAGGGGAGGTCGGTGAGCTCGCATATCTGATTGAAAAGAGCCTCCTGTTCAGCAAAAGAAATGGCACCATTGGGCAACATTCAGGGCAGCTAAATCGGAGGGTAGTCAGATCACTCCAACCGCTGCCGCCGAGGTGCAAGCCTGCATCTGATCAAATGAAATATCTGCATTTCTGAGACTGATTTGACATGCCTACCTGTTCATGagcacatatgcatgtatatatatatatatatatatatatactacTCCTATCAGTGCTACCGCGCCATATATGCATCTCCATATATTCCTAAATAATCCAATGTTTTTGTCGATTTTGATTCCTACACCAACCGCGTTTACGCACAAATGTTTGTGCACGCGAGTATGTCCATCTGGGTACTGGTGCATCTGTAAGTTTGTGCCTCTGGAGACTCAGTCTTCCACAAACACaagcatgcacatgcatacgtTTCATCCAGACCATAATTCGATCTATCTTCATGACAGTCTCTCTACATATCGATGTGTGCGTATGTGGGACCACAGAAAGGCCATAGCAAGCGGCCTAGAGCGGCTGTTGAGAGACGGCAATCGAATGGAGTGGTACGTTCACCTTTGAATCCCCTAGGAAGGGCGGCTGTCCCATAAGAAGCTCGTAGAGGCAAACGCCGAGACACCAGAGATCAATACGCATGTCGTACGGTTCTTTGCGAACTATCTCCGGAGCCAGATCTGCACGACACAGCCGGCGCACCGCTCCAGCGCATTCAGACACCTGGAACGACATAGATTGGCCTCACTTGCTGTTTGTATGCAGGGCTCGCGCGGGAGACCCCCGAAGCAAAACACTACAGACAAAGACAGATCTCCACGTGACGGAGGCAAGAAAGCGACCAAGGGAGACAGCAAGATGGAGAACAACGGAAAGCACAAGAgggggagaacaagagagagataaggagggagagcaagagggagaacaagaaagaacaCACGCGCGAGAATAAGCGAGAGTTCAAGAGGGCAGACAAGacgagaacaagagggaggaagagaagacaaacacAGAAATGGGATGGGGGAAACACTCACAGGTTGCCGTCCCGCAGAAAGTCGTTCGCTTGTGCGTCGCAGACAGCAGCTTCGAAGAAGATGGTGAAGGCGtagacggagaggaagacgatgtGCGTGTATCGAtgtcgctcgcgtctccgctATGAGGAGACGGACAGTAGCAAGCGAAGCCAAAGTCAGCGATTTTCAGTTGGCCGAAGCGATAGAGCGAAGATGGCCGCACAGCAGTCAAGCGACTTGCCATGTGCCCGCATACGGTCGCACGTTGACTCCCGGTTTCGACGTCAGGTCCACAGGAATCTAAAGGGAAAACAAGCGACGGCGAACGACGAAACGCCAGGCCAGCCAACATGCAAGCGAAGCAATTGGtgcaaagagagaggagttACGAGATCAAAACAGAAGGAGgcaagaacgagagagaggaaaaaagaaggcagaaacagGGACTGAGGGAGAAACAGCACAAAACGCAGAGCGGCCCCGTGTCCTCTCAAGGAATCCTCCGTTCCACTCCGGCTCTGTGCAGGATAGAggctcgcgagagagactgtGTGAATCAAAACCAACGCTCCTGTAGATCATCGGCCGCTGCAACGAATGCGTCTCAAAGTGCTCAACGCCAACGCCATCAAACAGAGGCACGAGCACGGTTGTCAAAAACACACCTTTTTCGTGAACGGCTGGTCCGGTGCTCACCTAGAGACTGCGTTTCCTCTACGtcaaagtgaagaaggagattTTCAGGTTTGAGATCTGAAAGGAagcaaggaagaaagagcaagaaACGAATGCGCCAGCGGCGGAAGACAACCGctcctcccccccccccccccaaaacgagcgaaggagaaaacaaagggtgggaatgaagaagagagaccaCGTCAACTGCCCTGTGTTTTGCCTTCCGAGACTCAAACGCGAACATGTCCGACGTGCCTCTACACGTATTTCACACCCACACTGTTACACATTCCTGCTAAACAGTGTCTAGATTCGTGCATGTATTCATTCCACGTACACCAATAAACGAcgtcgagagacagacagcgagaacgATGCTCACTGATATTGATCCActgcctatatatatatatatatatatatatatatatatatattgtttGCAGTCGTGACATAGTTGGCGTTACCTCTGTGGATAATGCCTTTTCCATGAAGATAGCAGAGCGCATCGGCAAGCTGGAAAATGAGCTGAAAACGAATAGACAAAGGAAAGGAACGATTTTGACGAAATAAAAAGACACGAGAAGACGGTACTCATGCATAACTCTGTTTTCCATCGTGAACATGTTTCCTTGGCTTTCCAAGCTTCACCGTCTGCACCTCAATCACAATCGCCCGCAGTGATACACACATTATACACCCCTACACGCCCCACCTAGCTGTGTCCCTGCAAGTTATCCGTAAATCTATACATGCCTGCTCAAATTCTGATGACTACATAAAAAACGTCGAGACCACAAAAAAATTAGAATATAGGTGTTTTTATGGGCGCCTGCacgtatatgtacatacatgtgtatgtacatacatgAATATTAATTATCTGGACTCCaacgtgtgtgtgtttttgcgTATATGTGTTTACATAAGAGCTTGTATTGCGTGCAGAAAACGCATTCAAAAATGGACTGTTTAGCTGCAATTCGCTCTGCCAGATATATCGCCTTTTCTTTCACTCCTCGAATTCAACCCACGTGGGCAGCTTCCGTCTCCTGAATGTGGTGGCAGCGCCTGAACAGCCACAGACACGCAGCAGTCAGAGACCGCGAAACGCGAGCGTCGCGACAAACTTTTGGCAAAAAGAAACGGGCGTGAAGCACGCGACAACGGGAAAGCGAAGGcaccgaagagagagggagagatgaggagaagcgaggaggcgtTCTCGGCTGTCAGGCTGAGACTCCAGCTACCTCTGCAAGAAGAATAGctagaggaagagaggacgacgaggaaaaacTAGCTGAGAACAACAGTCGACAAAGCGGGCACAGAACATaggggaaaagagacaggatAAACATTGGAGATATGGACTGAAAGCAGAGTGCTCACTTCAGCCGGTCGCGGAGGGTCCCGCCATTGGCATATTCGAGAACGAAGTAGAGTTGTTGGTCGTCTTCGAAACTGCTGAAGAAGCGGACGATGTTCGGGTGCCTGTTCGGGCGTCGCAGACATCTCAGGGAAATCAACAAATGCACCACCAGGGAGAAACAACGCCGACAAAAAACCACCCGTGCGCGACTCGACGGCGTTCTTCCCTCGGCGCTGTACCATTTCTCGCATCGACATACAGGTAGATCTCAAACTATAGACCTAGCCCCTCCGCGACTGTATACAGAAGAGTCAATTCTGTGGGTTGCAGTGTTCTCTGCATGTGATTCACTAATTCAGAGAGGTAGCCAAATATGCAGTGACAAGCGCGACACCTCCAGGCAACCATCGGTATTTCCGCTCGTCTGAGATCTTGACGTCCCCACTGCTttgctctttcgtcttcttggcCTCAACGTTGTTCTATCGTTTTAGTTTCCGTTGTTTTCCTCCGCGTACTCGAGACCCAGGTGGATATCGCGCTCTTTCTTGACTTGCTCTCGGATTCGCATTTGGGCAATGTTCGCCTTGGAGAGAACCTTGACGGCAGCGACGGTGTCGTTTTCCGAAaatccttcttctttctctgtcctcctcgcggtctcttcttctctcgcattCTCGCGTccatgttctctctcgcctccacctctgctcgttccctcttctctcctgtcttccctCTTGGTTCTCGCTCCgcctcctgcgtcttcgtctgtgcGTTCGCGCTCCTCTCGTGCCTTTTCTTGTCCCTGTGCAAAGGAGCGAGAAGCAACGTGGCGTCGCGTGCGGCTGTGGAAGCGCAGAAGGTCCTCCAGCAGGGGCCCTCCGATGCAGCGGGCGCGGTGGACTGTGCCGGTGCTGAGAAGAAATAAATCGATAAAGAAAACTCCGCGTAATGAGGGTGAGCGTCTAGTGCGAAGACGCGGCAAGGatagagaaagaggggaacgCGAACCACAAAactggaggaaaaagaaacctGGAGCTCGTCGCGAGCAAGACATCCGCTCTAGGTATGATGCGCCCACCCAGGCAAACGTTCACCTTTGTCCCCTtcttttgttcttctcttctcttttctcgtcctcgctctgTTTCAAGACTTTCCTCCTCACCGGCCGCAGCCGATCGGCAGATCTCCGTCCGCACAGAAGTCTTCTATTCTTGGTTCCGTTCTGATGGCGGGCGTCGTTTCTTTTGTGCCTGTCCGCGTTCTATCTCTGGGATCCTCCTCGAATCCTAAcccctttctgtcttctgctccaTGCACGGGCGCGGCCATCTGCGGTCCGACCCCTCCGGcgccgtctcttttctctgccaGCTCGTCCCCACGACTTGTTTTCCTTTGGCCTGCATCTCCTTCgtccgctgctctctctgctgacttcgccttctccctatccgtcgcctgtctctgtagagcggaagaagcgtccccgtctccagtgccctcgcgtccgtctgcgtcgccgctCCCTCCACTCGCGCCTCcagcctgtctcttctctcccgtgttctgcttctcctcatcCCCCGTCCACGCGGGGGACGAGGAACCTACCTCGAAGCCGCTCTGCGAGAGCCACTCCAAGTAGGAGACATTGTGGGAGAAAGACGGACGCTGGGAAGAAGTCAGCGACGCGTTCTTGGAACACGAAGATGCAGCCACGGTCTGAACGACCGCGGCAAGGGGTCGGCGCGCCCGACAGCCAGCAGAGGGCCGATGCGATGAAGTGGAAGAAGGGCAAGGCACTGAATTCGAAGAACGGGGAGCAGGCGGCAGACCTGCCTTCTGCAGTACCTGAATCCGGTGCTTCTGGACAGGCGGTAGAGCAGAGCATGAAGAGGCAGGTggaacagacgcagaggcgcatgcagaagagaaagaagaggaagagataAAGGTAGAAGGGTGGGAAGAgtggaaagaggaaggggagggCGCGTGAGAAGGCGTGCATGAGGCAGTCTCGCTGGACCGCTTTTTCAAGTACGTTTTTGTTGCCGATTGTCGAGACTGGAAACTCAAAGACCGTGTCTTCCGGATTCCTTGTtccgcgtcctctctttgtcgCGTTAGTATGTCCCCCCGTGTTCGCTCCTCTCTACCTACAGACTGGCTGATTCGCCTCGGCGGAACCGGCGGACGAGTAAGCCTGGAGCGTGCTTGCTCGTCGCGACTCTGACTTCTGTTCGCGTGGAAAGAAGCTGCTCTGCCgccgtctccgtcttttccATCCTCATATGACTTCATCCCCTTCTCACGCAcatctcttcgtccttcgaTGCTTCGCcccgccgcctctcctcgtctccctcgtgCACCCGCTCGGCTCGTTCCCGGCCCTCGCGGCATGTTGggcgagagcagagcgacagaTGACGGAACCGAAGACGATGGAGAGCAAGCagatgacgaagacgcgaaagggAAGGCCGACGTAGACGGAACGGATGCGTTCCGAACGGAAGACGGGCAGCTGCTTTCAccttctcgttctgtcttctctgagGGAGGTTTCTGAGGCTCGTGAGCAACTCGCACAGAGAGTGATCGAAGCCTCTTCCGGTGCGCTTCATTTTCTCCCTTGCGCAGGCAAGGCTGACTCGTTTCTCGATTACACTCTCCTGCTGCACTTTCTCCGCTGTTTCTTCGGTGCACTGTTTCCCAGTTCGCCTCACGCAGTTTGCCTCTTGctgcttcgttttcgtccCCGTCGCGAGTATGCTCCGCTGCAGAGCCTAGCCACCTTGTCCGGACAGACACTGACAGTCCAGAGTCTGTCTGCGAAGACGGTCGactttccgttttcctcgccgTGATTTGCCCCTCAGTCCTGCCGTTTCCGCTCTTGTGCGCCATCACCACCTGTCGCCGTGAatcctcctcttttcccatttgcttcttctgggcGCTTGGGTTAGCGAAGCTCAACTGCCCGCCGCGAGGCAACACATCGACGGACTCTGACGACTCACGAGCAGCGGAGTCGCGATCGAGGGTAGGTGGATACAGACCAAGTATCTCCTTCCTTTCAGAAACCAAATCGCTTATCGGAAGAGGCATGCGCAGCGTCGGATGCGGCTCGCGCCCACAGCACCCAGGCCGGGGCGCCAGTGGAACTGTTTGGCTTTTCGACGGTCGCTGACTTGTCCTCCGCTCCGCAGACTGCTGGCACGGTCGGAGCGGCACTCTTCCTGCTTCGTTGTCTCCCTTGTGTTTTCCGGCATCTGCAGCAcccccgtctcttctcctaAGGCCACTGGACCCCCAGCCGCCGAAGTGAGGTGGCTCTTCAGGCAATGAAGCTCTTCGATTCTTGTGACGAGCATCTTTCCTGTCCTCGgtttcgcgcttctctcctgtcccATCTCCGACTCTCTCTACCTCCTGGCGAGTCGCCTCcttcccgcttcttctctcttctgcctccgccCCCCGTTGGCTTTTGTAGCATCCTGACAGACGCGCATCAACGCCGGCAACGTCCTCGCGCTCCCTCGAGCGAGGCGAGAACCAGCACTCTGTGCTTCGTCCGTTAATCTGCAGCTCTGCGGGTTCAGATTCGCCCACCTTAGTTGCGGGGTCCgactcttttcgtcttcctcccgtTACACCCTTGAGACCACAAAATGCcgtgtgtctccttgtctctgtgtcggaGGCAAGGGCAGTCTTCGCCCCTTCTCCAGCGACCTCTGCCCTGCCAGGTTCTTGTTTCCGGCTGCCAAaacgaggcgaagaaagcacGTCGGTCGGCGTGAAAGTatctgcgcttctcttcgcatgcgagaagaaagagaagctcTCTTGATAGGTctgcgccgcttcttctcgccctgcgCCAGGCCACCCGATCGCCGCGTTTGCCTCGCCAAGAGGGTAAGCCGGGAACCCGTTCTCCCCGGGGATGTCCGCAAAGGGAAATGTGTGCGGCGATCGCGTGCGTTCGCTGGCTCGCAGCTCTTCCGGGGCTCCGGCAGAGCCGAACgctgaaggagacggagCTGCAGAGGGAAACTGAGAGCGCCGAGCAACGCCACGGAAAGCAGGCGTCGGTGGGCAGGAAGAGACTGCGACgactgaaggagaagacgagttCGGAGAGGGAACcaacgaagaaggacgacTGAACGGAGCAGGACAGGACGGCGAGACGCGCACCTCCCGCGTCCGTGACGCAGACCTTTGTAGAGCGGCTactgaaagagaaggcggcgctgGATTGCGCCATCGAGAAGGCGCCCTGGATGGAACGGCAAGCGGTGCTTgacgagaggcagacgccaAAGTCGCTGGACAGGGGCAACGGCCTGGCTTACCTGCGCGTTTTCCGATCTCCATCTTTTCCTGAGGTGGGTGGAACACATGAGAGAATGCCTTCCCGATACGGCTCTGCCgaggcgtcttctctcgcttctcgtttctctcttcctctatctTTGCTCTTCGCTCCCGACCCCGTGTAGCCCCCAGCAGCGCGACTCGCGGAAGAAATGGCTCGCCTCGAACATCCGTCTCCCGCTCCGGTCCACGTTTTCCTTCAGACTCGCAGGGGACGCTTGTTCGCgttgttcttcttttctctcccccaGACGTTTTCAAATCCCTGCCTCGCATGTGGTCGGAAAGAGCagcgtctctccgcttcgTTCTGGGCGC
It contains:
- a CDS encoding aurora kinase(incomplete catalytic triad) (encoded by transcript TGME49_318770), whose translation is MPLPTTRAVPTSPRPTAAPFFKSPHSVSSLPSLDSSCDSQAFSAADQDRSSGLAASASPAPLPSFLSDECASETRSSHPLLPVPAVTSLPSQKHAAPFLGEAASGLASRVFSGLLAASSSIVNTQTLSHHAPSPPASSSFCSPSNSSSASSFSSSERGEKKPPASVFSRAAAWLPQSVGGRSRSDRGQAGDRLSVDLEAGRAEDAKPGHESGARTARWRRQEEQTEEWREEGQPGKTGGADPRRANEEDRAQTAGAADVSSPGSRVPELAFPQQSQHKGERRRETDRSICGPVDPSRRTHASPIGCLFSRRRPPSADDEIFQSPRDPCDSSSSLCTLMSSSSSSFSSLSSSYASASFSSSRTGFSPVEATKKMKRKPPLSPLENDLLVTSDGNRRSARQGNDQSPTEERARRRRDPESGDARSVVHAQGTTDAFSQKQETRRHGTRHPQGPREDGDRHGEGRQRRNAQDEGETMNSWDPPRRLHRSQSFQESRLGLFVNPAEPTRRTNNGPLADMHHPQEMHRQAESETLILRQERRHLIWLENRRQQDRQEEGLFSFRALRGRPGFACEGSRETANRCGVFGPYQTQENSERSFAHRDPSAVPTDFCFSSFPEQKEAYLAFSASSAQSSGRSGTVPVAAAREEPSEKGNEESQKLRDGRCMRDCPNDQEGPREEVGGAGSARTESVNRRDARNPTLPRDHGLGRGTREEAARRRLGRSDSPGWQPNDSDHEGEELRRETSEDRKRRRVAEGETSQSEREASSSRIRPLPAQPTQKDRNHDRERAGVRMQAALKRQYLPPLPSVSQSAFPSSSLRDSSQRLVSAPRTKRRDAALSDHMRGRDLKTSGGEKRRTTRTSVPCESEGKRGPERETDVRGEPFLPRVALLGATRGRERRAKIEEERNEKREKTPRQSRIGKAFSHVFHPPQEKMEIGKRAGKPGRCPCPATLASASRQAPLAVPSRAPSRWRNPAPPSLSVAALQRSASRTREVRVSPSCPAPFSRPSSLVPSPNSSSPSVVAVSSCPPTPAFRGVARRSQFPSAAPSPSAFGSAGAPEELRASERTRSPHTFPFADIPGENGFPAYPLGEANAAIGWPGAGREEAAQTYQESFSFFSHAKRSADTFTPTDVLSSPRFGSRKQEPGRAEVAGEGAKTALASDTETRRHTAFCGLKGVTGGRRKESDPATKVGESEPAELQINGRSTECWFSPRSREREDVAGVDARLSGCYKSQRGAEAEERRSGKEATRQEVERVGDGTGEKRETEDRKDARHKNRRASLPEEPPHFGGWGSSGLRRRDGGAADAGKHKGDNEAGRVPLRPCQQSAERRTSQRPSKSQTVPLAPRPGCCGREPHPTLRMPLPISDLVSERKEILGLYPPTLDRDSAARESSESVDVLPRGGQLSFANPSAQKKQMGKEEDSRRQVVMAHKSGNGRTEGQITARKTESRPSSQTDSGLSVSVRTRWLGSAAEHTRDGDENEAARGKLREANWETVHRRNSGESAAGECNRETSQPCLRKGENEAHRKRLRSLSVRVAHEPQKPPSEKTEREGESSCPSSVRNASVPSTSAFPFASSSSACSPSSSVPSSVALLSPNMPRGPGTSRAGARGRRGEAAGRSIEGRRDVREKGMKSYEDGKDGDGGRAASFHANRSQSRDEQARSRLTRPPVPPRRISQSVGREERTRGDILTRQREDAEQGIRKTRSLSFQSRQSATKTYLKKRSSETASCTPSHAPSPSSFHSSHPSTFISSSSFSSACASASVPPASSCSALPPVQKHRIQVLQKAGLPPAPRSSNSVPCPSSTSSHRPSAGCRARRPLAAVVQTVAASSCSKNASLTSSQRPSFSHNVSYLEWLSQSGFEVGSSSPAWTGDEEKQNTGEKRQAGGASGGSGDADGREGTGDGDASSALQRQATDREKAKSAERAADEGDAGQRKTSRGDELAEKRDGAGGVGPQMAAPVHGAEDRKGLGFEEDPRDRTRTGTKETTPAIRTEPRIEDFCADGDLPIGCGRTGTVHRARCIGGPLLEDLLRFHSRTRRHVASRSFAQGQEKAREERERTDEDAGGGARTKREDRREEGTSRGGGEREHGRENAREEETARRTEKEEGFSENDTVAAVKVLSKANIAQMRIREQVKKERDIHLGLEHPNIVRFFSSFEDDQQLYFVLEYANGGTLRDRLKRCHHIQETEAAHLIFQLADALCYLHGKGIIHRDLKPENLLLHFDVEETQSLDSCGPDVETGSQRATVCGHMASRLTAVRPSSLYRFGQLKIADFGFACYCPSPHSGDASDIDTRTSSSSPSTPSPSSSKLLSATHKRTTFCGTATYLAPEIVRKEPYDMRIDLWCLGVCLYELLMGQPPFLGDSKEALFNQICELTDLPFHPTISHEARSLILRLCSKQADERPSAADVLTDPWIVRFLGVNDIEKGCRLAKNELSKKRLPSRSLHQDCSSLSHLSSHTHLPAFERE